The DNA region CTGTAGAGGTCTGGATAAAATTCACGGAGTTGAAAAAATGAAAATGAAATCCCTGTCGGCCATCGCTCTGCTGGCGCTTTCTTTAGGTACGCTGGCGGGTTGCGCCTCGAATCAATCGATTAAGACCACTGATGGCCGCACAATTGTTACTGATGGAAAACCCCAGATTGATTCAGATACGGGGCTGGTTTCTTATCGCGATGCTCAGACCGGAAAAACCGAGCAAATTAATCGCAATGAGATTAGTAATATGAGTGAACTCGACAACTAATATAAGGTGAATAAGATGAAAAAAGCGCTGATTCTGCCTCTCGCCGCGTTGATCGGTATGACCGTATTAACCGGCTGCACCCGTACCAGCTATGCAATTCAGACCAATGACGGCCGGACCATCATCAGTGATGGCAAGCCTTCTGAGTCTGATGCCGGCCTGCTGGCCTACACCGATGCCAACGGTGTGAAGCAACAGATCAATAAAGCAGACGTTAAAGCGGTTTCTGAAGTTCCGCACAAATAAACCTGCTGCTGTCGCCTGATAAATAAAGCCGCCCGTGGGCGGCTTTATTTTTGCCTGCAGCGACGGCGAAAGCGTCGCCGCACGGATGTGACGGCATCGCTCTCTTCATCCGGTTTTTCTGTCGCGCATCGCGATGAATTTGACAAAAGGAAAGAAGCCGGGCTTTTTGCTTATCTGAATTTCAGGCCAGCTTGCCTCTTTTAACCACCCTGACTGTTCAGCCTTCGCCAGTCTCTCAATCTGTGCCTGATTTTATGCTTAGCTTTTAGCTGTTTATCGTTGCGCTTAAAGGTTCCGTTTATTTTCAGCAATTCTGCGCCTCCTGCCCCTGTCGCCGTGGGCTTTTAGTCCGGCGCGCGGTTCACTAAACTGTCAGTGTCGCTATTTAATCAGGAGGTAGCAGATGATTTATCATGAAAAAGATGTCGGCCATATTATTCTCGGGGAAGCCACCATTAATCTGGCCTTTGAAGAGCAGGAAATTACCCTGGCGTCCCTGATTCGACAGCTGGGCGTGATGGCGGAGAACGAGCAGAGCGACGAGCGCGTTGCGCAGATTGCCGATGCACGTAACTGGCTGAAAAGTTTTGTGGACGCCTCTTCGCGCGATCGGGCCGAACTTAACTGGCTGGTCGAAACCGGGCAGGCACCGGCTTTCCTCAAAGATTACCGGTGATCTTTTGCCGTTCTGACGGTCGTTCTGCGCCGGGTGCCAGCCCGTTTTCTGGCACCCATCCGTCACGTTTCGCTTACCGGTTTTGCCGTTTCGCTGTCCCGATTTCCGGGCATGAATAAAAATCATCCGGACATTGCCGAAATAGCTGTACAGATCACTCGTTTTTGTATAACTTCGCGCCTGACCGAACGTTTTTACACCACCTTTCAGGAAATAAACCATGTACCCGAACCAGAGACTGCCGCGGACGGCAGACGATATTGCCCGTTATTTTAACGCGGCAAGCCTGCCTTCACAGCAAGAGACGCTGGGACAGGTGGTGGTTGAAATTCTGCATGCCGGAATGAATGTGAATCGCAAGTCGATTTGCACCAAGCTTCTGCTTCGGCTTGAAACCGCCTCGACAGAAGAGGAAGAGCGTCACTACCGTACGCTGATCGGCCTGCTGTTCGGGCGTTAAGCGACCGCCACCTGCTCTTTCTCCTTGATACCGGCGTCATGTTGCGCCGACAGATTCCTGTGGCCTGCGGGCGGATCGGGATGATGAGGCGATTTTTGCCCGGTGAAAGGGCTTGGATGTGAGGATGAGGAGAAGCCCGTTGCGAAAGCGGCAGGCCGCAGAGGATGGCGGGCGTTCTGACCGCAATTATCCCAGCACTTTCAGTGCCAGTGCCAGCGTCTCCTGCTCATTGGTCACGTCACCGACCTTGCCCACCACCCGCATACCAAAGGCGATGCAGAGGATCAGACCAGCTGCCGCTTCACTGTCCAGCGTATTATCGATTGAGCCATCCTTCTTCCCCAGCTCCAGCAGCGTCACCAGAAAGCGCTGATTACGCTGAACCACGTCGTTGATGCGCTGTGCCATCGCCGCATCCAGGGTTTGTAGCGCAATCGCGCTGGCGACGACCAGACAGCCGCGCCGTCCCTCTGCTGCCCGGGCCGAGTCCAGATAGAACTGCAGGAGTTCGGTGACTTTTTCCCGTCCGCTGACGCAGGGCGCCAGACGACGACGCAGATCGGCGTTACGCAGCGCCAGATAGCGCTCGAACACCAGCAGGAACAGCGAACGTTTATCTTTAAAGGCTTTGTAGATGCTGCCTGCGGAGAGGTTCATCGCCTCACCCAGATCGGTTATCGAGGCCGCGTGATACCCTTTTTGCCGGAAAACGGTCATGGCGTTATCCAGAGCCTGTTCGATATCGAACTCTCTGGGGCGTCCCCGCTCTCTGTTTTTATGCGCTATGGCTGTCGTGATCATCGTTACCGGTCTGAGATCGTGCATTCCTGTCAAAATCGACAGGGATTCTATCCCAGGCACGGGCATCAAGTATAGATGGCTGGCGCGACAGCGCGTCATCTGCACCCGTCCCGCCACCGGCCATGCTGCCCGCAGACCCCGTATCCGCTGGTTCTGCCCCCTCTCCGGCAGGGGCTCCGCCGTAGCCCAATTTGCGCTTATTCAGACAATAACGGTATCTCTGTGCTGCCTTTTTCTTCCTGCCCGGCGCGCTGCGCAGCATTGATTTTCATCAGCCAGAAGGTGAATTGCTTTATTAACAGGCTGGCATGATTTTCGTTATCCGCCTGGCATAAATAGAGCCGGGTTTTTACCGCGCTGCTATCGTCGATCGCATAGATCTCATAGTCGGTATGATGACGGGACAGGATGATGGTAGTGAAAGAGATGGCGGGCCACTGCCTCACTCTGGCTTCAAACTGGGTAAAATTCATGATATCTACCTGGTTACAGACCTTAACAACCCGATGATTAACTGCTCATCGAACCAGGAAAAGCATAACCTCCCGAATCATTTTACGCGTGTTAAAAAAAGCTTTTAGCGGACGTCCTTCAGCGCCCCCTTCCCCCTTTTCAGGAAATGAAAGGGTGAACGCCTCTGCTGGCTTGACCGAAACGGCCAATCGGTAATACTGTATTTATATACAGCTATTATTAAGGCCAGGCTATGCTCGTTTTCAGACCCGCAACATCTCACCCAGTTCTGCTCCCATCATGCCGCGCCCGTCACCGCATGACAGACCAGCAGGTTGCTGATTATCCACCGCAGGCTGCAGGTCGCTGATGTTCGCCCTGGTTGATGTCAACGCCTTCTATGCCTCGTGCGAAACCGTCTTCAGGCCCGATCTGAGAGGAAAGCCCGTCTGTATTCTGAGTAACAACGATGGCTGTATTATCTCCCGCTCCGCCGAGGCAAAAAAACTCGGAATAAAAATGGGTGCGCCCTATTTCAAAATAAAAGATGAGCTGCAGCGCCTGAATGTGCACGTATTCAGCTCTAACTACACGCTCTACGCGGATATGAGTAACCGGATAATGACCACGCTGGAGGCGATCTCTCCTGCCGTTGAGATCTATTCAATCGATGAGGCCTTCGTCGATCTGACCGGGGTTCACCATTGCCGTGTGCTGGAAGAGTTCGGACACGAGATCCGTAACCGCATTAAGCAGGATACTCATCTGACCGTCGGTGTCGGTATTGCGCAAACCAAAACCCTGGCAAAACTGGCTAATCATGCCGCCAAAAAGTGGTCAAAAACGCGCGGTGTCGTCGATCTCTCCAGTGTGGAACGCCAGAAGAAGCTGATGGCGCTGATACCGGTGGAGGATGTCTGGGGCGTGGGTCGCCGCATCAGCCAGAAACTGAATGGTATGGGCATCATGACCGCAAAAGATTTAGCGGACCAGAGCACCTGGGTGATCCGGAAGCACTTCAATGTCGTGCTGGAGCGCACCGTCAGGGAGCTGCGCGGCGAGTCATGCCTGGATCTGGAGTCCTGCCCGCCCACTAAACAGCAGATCATGTGCTCCCGCTCCTTTTCAGCGCGCATCACGACTTATGCGGACATGCGGGAAGCGGTTTGCAACTATGCGGTAAGAGCGGCCGAGAAACTTCGTCTGGAGGGGCAGTACTGTCGCCAGGTGACCGTTTTTGTTCGCACCAGTCCGCATGCGGAGGGCGAAGCCTTTTATGGCAATCAGGCGATGGCGCAGTTACCGTTTCCGACCTGCGATACCCGTGACATCATCCGCGTGGCGATCGACGCGCTGAATCGTATCTGGCTGGAGGGCTGCCGCTACATGAAGGCGGGCGTCACGCTGGGTGACTTCTACAGCCAGGGCGTGACGCAGCTTACTCTTTTTGATGAGTTTCAGCCCCGCCCTGACAGTGAGGCGCTGATGCGCGTGGTCGATGGCCTGAACCAGAGTGGCAAAGCGAAGCTGTGGTTTGCCGGTCAGGGTGTCCAGAAGGCCTGGGCGATGAAGCGCGACATGCTCTCTCCGGCCTATACCACCCGCTATCAGGATCTGCCTGTCGCAAAATAGCGGCAGCGTTGGCGAGCCAGCACCCGGCCGCTGAGACGTTCACAGAGCCGCGGCCGCACGGGTCACAGGCAGCCCCTGGATGGGTCAGTTCACGACCTGTTCGCGCGCGCTCTGGCGGAGAGAGGCGCTCTGCATGCCGCCGGAGAGATCGCCTGCCGGTGAGCCTGCGCGAACCTCAGGCTCACCGGCAATGCGCCTCGCGCCCGCATCCGGGCGGCGGCGTTGCGTTAAACCGCGCACCGCATCAGTGCGTCGCTTTAATCACAAAGGTGACAACACCAAACACCTCCAGCACATCTTCGGTCCGGATAGCGATCGGTTTGAATTGAGTATTCATCGGCATCAGTTGCAGGCAGGGGTGAAGCTGAAGACGCTTAACGGTGAACTCGCCGTCGACGGCGGCGACCACAATATCGCCGTGGGCGGCGGTAAGGGAGCTGTCGACCACCAGCATATCGCCATCGTTAATGCCCGCCTCAATCATCGACTCGCCGCTGACGCGGACAAAATAGGTGGCGCTGGGATGCTGGACCATCAGCGCATTCAGATCGATGCGCTGCTCAACATAATCCTGCGCCGGAGAGGGAAAGCCGCAGGGCACACGTTCGATATAGAGCGGCAGAGGCAGGATAGCGCGAATGTCCGCAGGTTTAATGAATTCCACAATTTCACTCCTTTTTCAGATTACTGTATATAAATACAGTAATAGCTATTCCCCCTTTTAATCAAGTGACCTGGCCCTTTTTTAAGTAAAGCCTCTGATGACCCGACACTTTTTTTTAATCGCCCTTTTTTCATTGCCGGGATAGTAAACAAAAACGGGTTACTTTCAGCGCAGCGGTGAAATATTTCCGTCATCGGCTTACAGTAATGCCACTTATTAATGACGCCGTGAATGATTCTGACTTAAGGAAAATCTGACATCCGCTTTCCGGTCCGGAGAGCGGTTTGAATATGACCGGTGAGCGGGTTATTCTGCTTTTTTTTCAGGCATGGAGGAGTTATGGCAGACGACGAGCGCATCAGAAAACTGGAAGAGACGGTGGCACAGCTAACGGTGGAGACCACGGTATTAAAGGCGATACTGGGGCAGCAAATAGCGCTGAATAATCTCAATTACAAAGGCAAATTTGACGATGTACTGGCGGCGCTGGCGAAGGAATATGCCGACCGCGGACTGGACGAGGGAAATAATCAGGCCATTCATGATGCCCTGCGGCAGTATATTAAGTATGAGCCTCCCGGCATGGAATAAACGCCCTTCCGGCAGCGTCTGCCTGCCGGATTGAACCGGCACGGCTGAACGCTGCCCCGGCCTGCGGCCACCGCGTCAGGCGCACGTCCCGGCATTACATTCCGCTGTCACTCTCCAGCGCATCCTGAATCGCATCGGCCAGATTCGCTATTTCATTCGCCACAGCCTGCAGATCCCAGGAGGTCTTCGAGCCGGTTGCGGAAGTTGAGGCGCTGACGGACTCTTTTGCGACAGAGAGCGCAGCCGCGACAGCAACCGCGCGTTTGTGTTGTTCCTGGGTGATGCCCGCAGCGGGGATCGCGAAATAGTCGTGGACCATGATCGTTTCCTTGTAATGGATAAGGGGTCAACCTTAGCTGTCTGAACCGGAGGTGTGAAGTGAATTATGCTGAGCCGCGTGCCGGACGGACAGGAATGCGACAGCCGGATACGATCCTGCACATTTTCCGCCCTGAAACCTGTACAGGTTTTGCGGCGATCCGCCGTCAGAAACGCGGTTCAGCACCCTGCTGTAGCGGTAAAATATCCTGCATCGCCAGCCCCTGAAATCCCCCGCTCACAGAGAATAATCATAACCCATTGTATTTGATAGTTTAATAGAACTATCGCCATAATCGCCCTTAAAGATGCATTTCAGATACACCACCGACCAGAAAATTTTTGTCAAATTTCGTTGTACAAGTTTGCCAATCTTGTATAACTTTACCTCGTGATATTAAATCACTCGTAACGAAAGGTGCCTTGCACCGCATCTGAAGGTGTTGTGGATTTCCACCTTCAGATGCAATTTTTTTTGCGTCAGTCGCTTAGCGGACCGCAATAAACCTGTCTCCCCAATTTTTTATGAGGCCTGACCATGCAAACAACGATGAACACAGAGTCTCAGATTTCTGATTACTTCATGAACTCTGGTACCGCGCTGAGCACGGAACAGCAGGTCATTACTGCCGTCCATGCCGAACTCGCTCGCGCAAAAGCCCACGTTTCCGATAAAGATATCGTACTGGGCCTGATTCACCACCTGGAGAGCGAACGTGACGTGATGAAGCAGGATATCTACCGTCAGGCGCTTGAACACGTTCTTCAGCGCGCGTCGGTGACCAGCGCCAGCTGATAACCTGTGTCTGTTATGAGGGAACGCGAATTAGCACGGATGCATTTCCCGACCGGAATCGGCCCCATTTTTTGGGGCTTTTTTATTTCTGCCCCTCCCCGCACCTGCATCCCCTTCCCGGCACCGTGCTGACGCCGCACACATAACCCTATATCGCTCCGCTTAAAGGCTATTTTGCCGATTATTTCACCATTAATCCCGGTTAATTGCTCTCGTTCCGCTTTATTTATCCGTTATCTGTGTCCAGGCTTTTTCTGCATCCACTGCAAACACAGACGAGGAAAATAATCATGTTTCATCATTCATCAAAACTTCAATTCCCGGTTCGTGTGGAAAAACCCGATCCTGAATTTGCCATGCTGCTCCAGCAGGCCATCGGCGGCGTCGAGGGTGAGATTCGTGTAGCGATGCAATATTTTTTCCAGGCGATGGGCGCGCGGGGAGATGTCCGGATCCGCGATCTGCTGATCTCGACCGCGACGGAAGAGCTGAGCCATATCGAAATGCTGGGCTACGCCGTGGCACTGAACCTTGAAGGCGCCCCGCTCTCGTATCAGGAAGCGTCGGCGAAAGATCCGGTGGTCAACGCCATTCTGGGCGGCATGAATCCGCGCCATATCCTCTCGTCGGGGCTGGCGGCGATGCCGGTCAACGCCAACGGCATGCCGTTTGATATGAGCCACATCTACGCCTCCGGCAACGTGGCCGCCGACATGCTGGCGAACGTCACCGCAGAAGCGACCGGCCGCGTCCTGGCGACCCGGCTCTACAACATGACCGAAGATAAGGGCATGAAGGATTTCCTCTCCTTCCTGATCGCCCGTGACACCCTGCACCAGCAGCAGTGGCTGGCCGTCATCGAAGAGATGGGCGGTCTGAACGCCTCGCTGCCGATCCCGAACAGCTTCCCGCAGGAGCATGAAGCGCAGGAGCACGCCTATTACTGCCTGAATACCTCGCTGGATAAGCCGCTGCCGGAAGGCCGCTGGAGCAGCGGTCCGGCTTACGATGGCCGGGGGCAGTTCAGCGCGAAACAGCAGCCCGATATTCTGGGCGATGAGCCGCTGCTCGGTAACGCCCGTCCCGGTTCCGGCGCCCAGTCAGAGCAGATTGACGGCATCACCCCACCAAAACCCTGATCGCGCACCGGTCCGGGCCTGATGCCCGGACCAGCTTACCCTGTCTTTTATGGAGAAAACGTCATGTCATCCACTCAGCGTCCACAGCCCCCTTTCGCAGAACAGCAGCAGAGCTGGCCTGGCAGCACCGCCGCGATGCAGCCTCAGCCCGATCACGGCGAAGAGAGCTATCAGGGTTCAGGCCGTCTGGCGGGTAAAAAAGCGATTATTACCGGCGGCGACTCCGGCATCGGCCGGGCCGTTGCCATTGCGTTTGCCCGCGAAGGTGCCGATGTGCTGATTTCCTATCTTGATGAGCATGAGGATGCGCAGGATACCGCCCGGCGAGTTGAGGCAGCGGGCCAGAAGGCGCTGCTGGTGCCCGGCGACATTACCGAGGCGTCACACTGCAACGCGCTGGTCGACCAGGCAGTCGAGGCGTTTGGCGAAATCCATATTCTGGTGAACAACGCGGCCTATCAGATGACGCGCGAATCGCTGGATGCGATCAGCGATGATGAGTTTGATCGGACGATGAAGACCAACCTCTATGCGATGTTCTACCTCAGCAAAGCGGCCACGCGGCATATGCCGGCGGGCGGGTCGATCATTAATACCGCCTCCATCAATGCCGACCAGCCGAAGCCGAAGCTGCTCGCCTACTCCGCCACCAAGGCCGCCATCGTGAACTTTTCCGGCGGCCTGGCGGCCCTGCTGGCTGAAAAAGGGATCCGGGCCAATGCTGTCGCACCCGGTCCGATCTGGACGCCGCTGATCCCCTCGACCATGCCGGTTGAGCAGGTGAAGAATTTCGGCAGCGAAGTGCCGCTGCAGCGTGCCGGTCAGCCTGCGGAGCTGGCACCCACCTATGTGATGCTGGCCAGCGATGAGTCCAGCTACATTTCAGGGGCCACCCTCGCCGTGACCGGCGGCGTCGCCATTATTTAACCGGCTGTTCCCCGGCCGATTCCGCCTGCGGGTCGGCCACCAGCTGCTGCGCTATCCCCCACTCGAAGAGCGGTTCGCGCGCCAGATTCTTCATCTTCACTTCGCACATGATGTCGAACTCCCGGAACGACAGCGCCCACGCATTCAGCGTCGGATTAAAGAAATAATCGGAGTGCGCCCGCAGTTTGCTTTTGCTCACCCCCAGCTGCTGCTGATCGGGCCAGCCCTGTGCCGGAATGATCCCCTCCTGCGAAATCGAATAGTGCAGCACCGGACGCACGCCGCGCCAGGAGTCAATCACTCTTGCCACACGCGCATCATCGGGCTGGATAAACGCGCTCTCTTTTACCCAGTGATGATGGATATCCAGCACCACCGGACAGAGCGGCGCCGCCTGCAGCACATCCTCCAGCGAGCAGGAGATCTCATCGTTCTCCACCGTCAGCATCCGCCGCGCTTCCGGGCTGAGCCGGTTAAACGACTGCTTAAAGCCGTCGAAGCCCGCTTTGCCGTTCATATGGATGTTGATTTTAAAATCCTGGAAGGTTTTGCCGTAGCCCATCAGGCAGGCACAAAGGGTGTGATACTCCACATCCTCCAGCGCGCGCGTCACCACATCAGGGTTGTCGGAGGCCAGCACGGTGTACTGCCCCGGATGGAAGGAGAGCCGGATCTGATGCGTCCGCGCCAGCTCGCCGCAGCGGGCAAACTGTGAATGGAGGGCCGGCAGAAATTCAGCAAACAGCGGTGCGGCTTCGGGCACCGTGTAGAGAGGCAGCAGATCGCTGCCGATACGCATCATTCTGAGGGACGGCGGTAAGGTCGCCAGCTGCTCCAGCGTCAGGAAGAGATGATTGAGGTTGGTGACGGTGATCTCATACAGCAGCTGATAGCGCTCGTCGTGCGATAAACTCAAGAAGCGTTTACGGGTGGTCGCGCGAAACGGGAAAAACTGTTTACCCTCGGGGTTGAGATACTTACATGCAAAGCCTAATTTCATGTCTGCTCCTGATTTATGCTTATCAGAAGTGTAACAGGCCGCTGGCGACCGGCCAGTCGTGCGCCACGGCACTGAGCAGAATAACCGCAGCAGGCGGCTGACAGAGGGGGAGACGCGGCTGCCCGCCGCAGCGTGCGGCGATCGCCTGGGCCGGCCCCTTCGCTCTGTAAAGTGTGTGGAAACGTGTTCTGATGGCCGACCGGGCCGCGAAACGAGCCCGGTCGGGGTCGTGAGAAAGCCGTGCCCGGCCACGCTTAACTACCCGCCGTGTTGCGCGGATCAGCCGGGCCGCTGCCCCACTCAGTGATGCAGCATCTCATCCACGACCTGCGGATTGGTCATCTGATAAGGGTAATAGGTCGGCCAGTTCTCCATCTCCGTCAGCAGCGCCTGCTGCGACACGTTGCCCATAAAAATATGGAAATGCGCAGACTTGCGTGGGCCGATGGTGTGATCGCTGAACTGCACAAATTTAGGCGCTTTGCTGCCGGCATCCTGGCACTCAAACAGGTAACGCACCCCTTTTTTACCTGACGTATAGGTCAGGATTTTATGGCCCGCGTAGCGGTAGTGACAGGCGTTGACCTGCTCCCCGACGTGAAACTCCATTACGCCGTTTTCGATGCCGATGGTCGCAACGTCGGTGGCGTAGCCTTTGCGGTAATAGTCTTTAATCGCCTCGGCTGTTTTACCGGGCGTCTGCTGCGCCTTCTTCTGCCAGACCGGGTCCAGCTCACCGCTCTGCAGCAGCGGATAGACCGACTGCCACAGTCCGTCCCAGTCGGAGAGCGGACGATCTTTCACATCGCTGTCAGCAAAAACCCCTTCTGCCGCCTTCTGCTCCATCGCAGACAACGGTTTACCCTGTGCGTGCGTGCCGTGCGCCAGCGCCTGCTGGCTGATTAACAGCGCCCCGATCACTCCAATCCACTGACCTGTCTGATTTGCCAAAACCTTATCCTCACTCGCTGTTACAATGGCGCAAAATGTTATGATATAACATTTCTTAATTCAACGAAAAGTTTCCGGTTGTGACGTTAATTTTACTTACCGATCGATGACCGCTTCCGGCTCCTGCGCTGGCCCGCTGGCGGACGACGCCCGGACGCACCCGAACCAGGTTGCCCGTACGGCGGGCGCGGCCTGGCTCGCCGCTAAGCCAGACGGCATGCGGCCCCGATAAGCGTAGCGACAGGAGAGGCGCAGAGATAAGCGGCGGTTTTTATCCGGACAAAAAAGGAACGCGCGACGCAGTTAAATGGCCGCTTAATCCTCAGTATTGTTCAGGTTGTTCTATATTTAGTGTCGTCGAAAGTTAAACAACCGCTGGAGCATGGATTAATGTCGAAAGATACAGAGAAGAAACCCCTGAGTGAACGTGCCCCCACCACCGGTCCCGAATCCTCAGAACCGGGTCTGGGATCGCTGGCCCCCAAAGATGGTTCGCATCAGCCCCCCGCTGAACCGACACCGCCCGGCAAACAGCCTACCGCACCGGGCAGCCTGAAAGCTCCGCAGACACACAACGCCAAACTTGACCAGCTTGAAGCCAGCCGGAAAAACGGCACCCATCAGGCGCTGACCACCAATCAGGGCACGCGCATCGCCAACGACCAGAACTCCCTGACCGCCGGGTCGCGCGGGCCGACGCTGCTGGAAGACTTTATCCTGCGTGAGAAGATCACGCACTTTGACCACGAACGTATCCCGGAGCGTATCGTCCACGCCCGTGGTTCGGCCGCCCATGGCTACTTCCAGCCTTACCGCTCACTGACAGATCTGACCAAAGCGCAGTTCCTCAGTGATCCGGAGCAGACCACGCCTGTCTTTGTCCGTTTCTCCACGGTTCAGGGCGGTGCCGGTTCAGCGGATACCGTGCGCGACATTCGCGGTTTCGCCGCCAAGTTCTACACCGAAGAGGGTGTCTTCGACCTGGTGGGCAACAACACGCCGGTGTTCTTTATTCAGGATGCGCACAAATTCCCTGACTTTGTGCATGCCGTTAAGCCGGAGCCACACAACGAGATCCCGCAGGGCCAGAGCGCCCATGACACCTTCTGGGACTATGTCTCCCTGCAGCCGGAAACCATGCACAACGTGATCTGGGCGATGTCTGACCGTGGCATCCCGCGCAGCTACCGCACCATGGAAGGCTTTGGTATCCATACTTTCCGTCTGATCAACGCCGAAGGCAAAGCGACCTTTGTCCGCTTCCACTGGAAGCCGGTGGCCGGTAAAGCCTCGCTGCTGTGGGACGAGTCGCAGAAACTGACCGGTCGCGATCCCGATTTCCACCGTCGCGACCTCTGGGAAGCGATCGAAGCCGGAGATTTCCCGGAATATGAGCTGGGCCTGCAGCTGATCCCGGAGGAGGATGAGTTCAAATATGACTTCGATATTCTGGATGCCACCAAGCTGATCCCGGAAGCGCTGGTGCCGGTCGAGATCGTCGGCAAGATGGTGCTTAACCGCAACCCGGACAACTTCTTTGCGGAAACCGAGCAGGTGGCCTTCCATCCGGGCCATATCGTTCCGGGTCTGGACTTCTCCAACGATCCGCTGCTGCAGGGCCGTCTCTTCTCCTATACCGACACGCAGATCAGCCGCCTGGGCGGGCCGAACTTCCATGAGATCCCGATCAACCGTCCAACCTGCCCTTACCACAACTTCCAGCGTCAGGGGATGCATCGTCAGGATATTGATACCAATCCGGCGAACTACGAGCCGAACTCCATCAACGATAACTGGCCGCGTGAAACCCCACCGGCGGCGAAAGGCGGCGGCTTCGAGAGCTATCAGGAGCGCGTGGAAGGCCATAAGGTACGTGAGCGCAGCCCGTCATTCGGCGAATACTATGCCCAGCCGCGTCTGTTCTGGAACAGCCAGACGGCGTTCGAGCAGCAGCACATCATCGGTGCCTACTCGTTCGAGCTGAGCAAAGTGGGCCGCACCTATATTCGTGAGCGTGTGGTGGATCATCTGGCGCGCATCGACCTGAAACTGGCGCAGGGCGTGGCGGATAACCTGGGTATCGCGCTGACCGACGAGCAGCGCAACATTCAGCCGCCTGCGGCGGTGAACGGCCTGACTCAGGATGAGAGCCTCAGCCTCTACGCCGTGCCGGGTGGAGAGATCAAAGGCCGCCAGGTGGCGCTGCTGCTCAGCGACGGCGTGAAAGCTGCCGATGTGCTGGCAATCCTGCAGGCGCTGAAGGCGGAAGGCGTTCACGCCAAACTGCTGGCGCCGCACATGGGCCAGGTCCGGGCCGATGATGGTTCGGTGCTGCCGGTGGATGCGACCTTCGCCGGTCTGCCGTCACTGACTTTCGATGCCGTCATCGTGCCGGATGGCAACATCGACGCCCTGCTGTTAAGCGGCGATGCCCGTTACTTCCTGCTGGAGGCC from Pantoea deleyi includes:
- a CDS encoding YgdI/YgdR family lipoprotein, which produces MKMKSLSAIALLALSLGTLAGCASNQSIKTTDGRTIVTDGKPQIDSDTGLVSYRDAQTGKTEQINRNEISNMSELDN
- a CDS encoding YgdI/YgdR family lipoprotein: MKKALILPLAALIGMTVLTGCTRTSYAIQTNDGRTIISDGKPSESDAGLLAYTDANGVKQQINKADVKAVSEVPHK
- the ycgZ gene encoding regulatory protein YcgZ: MYPNQRLPRTADDIARYFNAASLPSQQETLGQVVVEILHAGMNVNRKSICTKLLLRLETASTEEEERHYRTLIGLLFGR
- a CDS encoding TetR/AcrR family transcriptional regulator, which translates into the protein MITTAIAHKNRERGRPREFDIEQALDNAMTVFRQKGYHAASITDLGEAMNLSAGSIYKAFKDKRSLFLLVFERYLALRNADLRRRLAPCVSGREKVTELLQFYLDSARAAEGRRGCLVVASAIALQTLDAAMAQRINDVVQRNQRFLVTLLELGKKDGSIDNTLDSEAAAGLILCIAFGMRVVGKVGDVTNEQETLALALKVLG
- the umuC gene encoding translesion error-prone DNA polymerase V subunit UmuC, which encodes MFALVDVNAFYASCETVFRPDLRGKPVCILSNNDGCIISRSAEAKKLGIKMGAPYFKIKDELQRLNVHVFSSNYTLYADMSNRIMTTLEAISPAVEIYSIDEAFVDLTGVHHCRVLEEFGHEIRNRIKQDTHLTVGVGIAQTKTLAKLANHAAKKWSKTRGVVDLSSVERQKKLMALIPVEDVWGVGRRISQKLNGMGIMTAKDLADQSTWVIRKHFNVVLERTVRELRGESCLDLESCPPTKQQIMCSRSFSARITTYADMREAVCNYAVRAAEKLRLEGQYCRQVTVFVRTSPHAEGEAFYGNQAMAQLPFPTCDTRDIIRVAIDALNRIWLEGCRYMKAGVTLGDFYSQGVTQLTLFDEFQPRPDSEALMRVVDGLNQSGKAKLWFAGQGVQKAWAMKRDMLSPAYTTRYQDLPVAK
- the umuD gene encoding translesion error-prone DNA polymerase V autoproteolytic subunit, producing the protein MEFIKPADIRAILPLPLYIERVPCGFPSPAQDYVEQRIDLNALMVQHPSATYFVRVSGESMIEAGINDGDMLVVDSSLTAAHGDIVVAAVDGEFTVKRLQLHPCLQLMPMNTQFKPIAIRTEDVLEVFGVVTFVIKATH
- a CDS encoding biofilm development regulator YmgB/AriR family protein, producing MQTTMNTESQISDYFMNSGTALSTEQQVITAVHAELARAKAHVSDKDIVLGLIHHLESERDVMKQDIYRQALEHVLQRASVTSAS
- a CDS encoding manganese catalase family protein, with translation MFHHSSKLQFPVRVEKPDPEFAMLLQQAIGGVEGEIRVAMQYFFQAMGARGDVRIRDLLISTATEELSHIEMLGYAVALNLEGAPLSYQEASAKDPVVNAILGGMNPRHILSSGLAAMPVNANGMPFDMSHIYASGNVAADMLANVTAEATGRVLATRLYNMTEDKGMKDFLSFLIARDTLHQQQWLAVIEEMGGLNASLPIPNSFPQEHEAQEHAYYCLNTSLDKPLPEGRWSSGPAYDGRGQFSAKQQPDILGDEPLLGNARPGSGAQSEQIDGITPPKP
- a CDS encoding glucose 1-dehydrogenase, with product MSSTQRPQPPFAEQQQSWPGSTAAMQPQPDHGEESYQGSGRLAGKKAIITGGDSGIGRAVAIAFAREGADVLISYLDEHEDAQDTARRVEAAGQKALLVPGDITEASHCNALVDQAVEAFGEIHILVNNAAYQMTRESLDAISDDEFDRTMKTNLYAMFYLSKAATRHMPAGGSIINTASINADQPKPKLLAYSATKAAIVNFSGGLAALLAEKGIRANAVAPGPIWTPLIPSTMPVEQVKNFGSEVPLQRAGQPAELAPTYVMLASDESSYISGATLAVTGGVAII
- a CDS encoding UV damage endonuclease UvsE, with translation MKLGFACKYLNPEGKQFFPFRATTRKRFLSLSHDERYQLLYEITVTNLNHLFLTLEQLATLPPSLRMMRIGSDLLPLYTVPEAAPLFAEFLPALHSQFARCGELARTHQIRLSFHPGQYTVLASDNPDVVTRALEDVEYHTLCACLMGYGKTFQDFKINIHMNGKAGFDGFKQSFNRLSPEARRMLTVENDEISCSLEDVLQAAPLCPVVLDIHHHWVKESAFIQPDDARVARVIDSWRGVRPVLHYSISQEGIIPAQGWPDQQQLGVSKSKLRAHSDYFFNPTLNAWALSFREFDIMCEVKMKNLAREPLFEWGIAQQLVADPQAESAGEQPVK